Proteins encoded in a region of the Streptococcus sanguinis genome:
- the eutD gene encoding ethanolamine utilization phosphate acetyltransferase EutD, with product MTLENLVNKVIDKVQEELQGSFEVEASGRHVHLSQEDLEALFGPNYQLTKAKDLSQPGQFASQERLTVVGPKGAFHNVVILGPVRKHSQVEVSLTDCLQLGTKAPIRESGDIEGTPGVILAHGDKAVCLDKGLIVAKRHVHMTPEDAERLNVKNHEIVQVRVEGARPLIFDDVVIRVSPKFATYMHIDYDEANACGFKKGTRGRIIKK from the coding sequence ATGACTTTAGAAAATTTGGTAAATAAAGTAATTGATAAAGTTCAGGAAGAATTGCAGGGGTCATTTGAGGTAGAGGCGAGCGGACGTCATGTCCATTTGAGTCAGGAAGATTTGGAAGCCTTGTTTGGTCCCAACTATCAATTAACAAAAGCAAAAGACCTATCACAGCCAGGCCAGTTCGCTAGTCAAGAAAGGCTGACAGTTGTCGGTCCAAAAGGCGCTTTTCACAATGTGGTTATTCTGGGACCTGTTCGCAAACATTCTCAGGTAGAAGTTTCCCTGACCGATTGTTTGCAGCTGGGCACCAAGGCTCCCATTCGCGAAAGTGGTGATATCGAAGGAACACCGGGTGTCATCTTGGCTCATGGGGACAAGGCAGTTTGTCTGGATAAGGGCCTGATTGTAGCTAAGCGTCATGTTCATATGACACCGGAAGATGCCGAACGTCTGAATGTAAAAAATCACGAGATTGTACAAGTCAGAGTAGAAGGTGCTCGTCCGCTGATTTTTGATGATGTGGTCATCCGTGTTAGTCCCAAGTTTGCGACCTATATGCATATTGACTACGATGAAGCCAATGCTTGTGGTTTCAAAAAAGGAACACGCGGACGGATTATTAAAAAATAA
- a CDS encoding EutN/CcmL family microcompartment protein, which translates to MFVGKVKGSLWATRKDENLNGLKFLVVERQLNEHQSDPALLIVADCIGAGEGDQVMVTTGSSARMSLNKVNIPVDMVVVAIIDKVDYHSDEEY; encoded by the coding sequence ATGTTTGTTGGTAAAGTAAAAGGAAGCCTTTGGGCGACTAGAAAAGACGAAAATTTAAATGGTTTGAAATTTTTAGTGGTCGAACGGCAGCTAAATGAACATCAAAGTGACCCAGCTCTGCTTATTGTGGCCGACTGCATCGGTGCAGGCGAAGGAGACCAAGTAATGGTAACCACTGGCAGTTCTGCCCGTATGAGCCTGAATAAGGTAAATATACCTGTGGATATGGTTGTTGTGGCTATCATTGACAAGGTTGACTATCACAGTGATGAAGAATATTAG
- the pduA gene encoding propanediol utilization microcompartment protein PduA: MANANALGMVETKGLVGAIEAADAMVKAANVTLIGKEQVGAGLVTVLVRGDVGAVKAATDAGAAAAENVGELISVHVIPRPHAEVEVILPK, translated from the coding sequence ATGGCAAACGCAAATGCATTAGGAATGGTAGAAACAAAAGGACTCGTCGGCGCAATCGAAGCAGCTGATGCAATGGTCAAAGCCGCTAACGTAACTTTGATTGGTAAAGAACAAGTCGGCGCTGGATTGGTAACAGTTTTAGTTCGTGGTGATGTAGGCGCAGTCAAAGCAGCGACAGATGCTGGAGCAGCTGCAGCTGAAAACGTTGGTGAATTGATTTCAGTTCACGTAATTCCACGTCCACATGCTGAAGTGGAAGTTATTCTGCCCAAATAA
- a CDS encoding ethanolamine utilization protein: protein MENLDHLVDLITDRLMEKLKKKPQEPSVYVIGGDKIPDLLEGEGFQVVKDSCTAEIVVVETLGFDAFLRLSSLCPLAVEEAVILKSLLKGKKVLVSDSAFAIQQYKQSSKVHLYQELQGQREKLIRYGLQFYKEGQLLALLESNHAEEPRPAEKRAVTEEVSQKAKAPIKTVLLTEKKLREMGLPENGSFKIEKGMIVTALARDYLKRQKIEIIE, encoded by the coding sequence ATGGAAAATCTAGATCATTTAGTAGATTTGATTACAGACCGCCTGATGGAAAAGTTGAAGAAAAAGCCTCAGGAACCCTCAGTATATGTCATTGGAGGCGATAAGATTCCTGACTTATTAGAAGGGGAAGGCTTTCAAGTCGTAAAAGATTCTTGCACAGCAGAGATTGTTGTTGTTGAGACACTTGGCTTTGATGCTTTTCTGAGACTCTCATCCCTTTGCCCTTTAGCGGTAGAGGAAGCAGTCATTTTAAAGAGTCTTTTGAAAGGCAAAAAAGTCCTAGTGTCAGACAGCGCCTTTGCTATTCAGCAGTACAAGCAATCTTCTAAAGTGCACTTGTATCAGGAACTGCAGGGACAGCGCGAAAAGCTGATCCGCTACGGTCTGCAATTTTATAAAGAAGGCCAACTCTTAGCACTCCTAGAAAGCAATCATGCTGAAGAGCCTCGTCCGGCTGAAAAGCGGGCGGTGACAGAAGAAGTCAGCCAGAAGGCTAAGGCTCCGATTAAGACGGTTTTGCTGACAGAGAAAAAGCTGAGAGAAATGGGCTTACCTGAAAATGGAAGCTTTAAAATAGAAAAAGGAATGATTGTGACAGCCTTGGCGAGAGATTATCTAAAACGTCAAAAAATAGAAATCATAGAATAA
- the pduB gene encoding propanediol utilization microcompartment protein PduB, whose protein sequence is MYVSERSCLMENKCNITEFVGVNPIGDTIGLVIANVDQQVLDAMKLEKSYRSIGVVGARTGAGPHIMAADEAVKATNTEIVKIELPRDTKGGAGHGSLIIFGGEDVSDVRRAVEVTLKEVDRTFGDVYANDAGHIELQYTARASYACQTAFGAEYGRAFGLIVGAPAAIGVVMADTAVKAANVTVVGYASPGNGGTSHSNEAILFISGDSGAVRQSVISAREVGLALLGSMGDEPTNSQPSYI, encoded by the coding sequence ATATATGTCAGCGAAAGGAGCTGTCTTATGGAAAACAAATGCAATATTACAGAATTTGTCGGTGTTAATCCGATAGGCGATACAATTGGACTTGTCATTGCCAATGTGGACCAGCAGGTGCTGGATGCTATGAAGCTAGAAAAGAGCTATCGCTCAATTGGTGTAGTCGGTGCTCGTACCGGTGCAGGTCCTCATATCATGGCCGCAGATGAAGCGGTCAAAGCAACCAATACAGAAATAGTTAAAATCGAACTGCCTCGTGATACTAAGGGTGGTGCTGGGCACGGAAGTTTGATTATCTTCGGTGGTGAAGATGTATCAGATGTCAGACGAGCTGTGGAAGTAACCTTGAAGGAAGTGGATCGAACCTTCGGTGATGTTTATGCTAATGATGCAGGGCATATTGAACTCCAGTATACTGCGCGTGCTAGCTATGCTTGTCAGACTGCCTTTGGTGCTGAATACGGTCGTGCCTTTGGCTTGATTGTCGGAGCACCTGCAGCCATTGGTGTTGTTATGGCGGATACAGCTGTTAAGGCTGCAAACGTTACTGTTGTCGGCTATGCTTCTCCAGGAAATGGTGGCACCAGCCACTCAAACGAAGCTATCCTCTTTATCAGTGGGGATTCTGGAGCAGTTAGACAATCAGTTATCTCAGCGCGTGAAGTTGGACTGGCACTTTTAGGCAGTATGGGTGACGAGCCAACCAACTCACAGCCATCTTACATTTAA
- a CDS encoding ethanolamine utilization protein EutH yields MSINEIIIYIMVLFMLIGAVDKCIGGKLGLSEKFEEGIMAMGALALSMAGIMVIAPLLADVLKPIVVPLYGLVGADPSIFATTFIANDMGGAPLALSLAQDPAVGNFAAFVLGSMMGPTIVFTIPVALGIIEKDDRPLLARGILYGLVTVPIGCLLGGLFVPGLPFGTLIVNLIPIIIVSALIFVGLLLAPNAMIKGFEVFGQIIVILATLGLAFGAAQLLTGNEWLISIYPKGADTLKEAFEVVGTIAVTLAGAFGLVAVFTKVANKPLSAIGKSLGMNEVGAAGLVASLANNIAMFQMMKDMDKRGKIINVAFAVSASFVIGDHLGFTAGQKPEMIVPMMIGKFVGGITAVLLAFFLTKKEA; encoded by the coding sequence ATGAGTATCAATGAAATTATCATTTATATCATGGTTCTATTCATGCTGATCGGTGCAGTGGATAAATGTATCGGTGGCAAACTAGGACTAAGTGAAAAATTTGAAGAAGGTATCATGGCTATGGGAGCTTTGGCTCTGTCTATGGCTGGGATTATGGTAATCGCTCCCCTCTTGGCGGATGTCTTGAAACCGATTGTCGTGCCTTTGTATGGCTTGGTGGGTGCTGACCCGTCTATCTTTGCGACAACCTTCATTGCCAATGATATGGGAGGAGCTCCTCTGGCTCTCAGTCTGGCTCAGGATCCAGCGGTAGGAAATTTTGCTGCCTTTGTACTGGGCTCTATGATGGGGCCAACCATCGTCTTTACAATTCCAGTTGCCTTGGGTATTATCGAAAAAGATGACCGTCCGCTTTTGGCTCGCGGAATCTTATACGGTTTGGTAACTGTTCCGATTGGCTGTCTCCTCGGAGGACTTTTCGTACCAGGTCTGCCTTTTGGAACCTTGATTGTCAATCTTATTCCGATTATCATTGTATCTGCTCTGATTTTCGTAGGATTGCTTTTGGCACCTAATGCCATGATCAAAGGTTTTGAAGTGTTTGGTCAGATTATTGTTATCTTGGCAACGCTTGGTTTGGCCTTTGGTGCAGCTCAGCTCCTGACTGGTAATGAGTGGCTCATCAGCATCTATCCAAAAGGTGCTGATACACTGAAGGAAGCCTTTGAAGTTGTCGGAACGATTGCCGTAACCCTGGCTGGAGCCTTTGGTCTGGTAGCTGTCTTTACCAAGGTAGCCAACAAACCGCTTTCTGCTATCGGAAAATCCCTAGGAATGAACGAAGTTGGTGCAGCTGGTTTGGTAGCTTCTCTGGCTAATAACATTGCCATGTTCCAGATGATGAAGGATATGGACAAACGCGGTAAGATTATCAACGTAGCCTTTGCTGTATCTGCTTCCTTTGTTATCGGAGATCACCTAGGCTTCACAGCCGGTCAAAAACCGGAAATGATTGTGCCGATGATGATTGGTAAATTTGTCGGCGGTATCACAGCGGTATTACTGGCTTTCTTCTTAACGAAGAAGGAAGCTTAG
- a CDS encoding cupin domain-containing protein, which yields MADINRSDLETLVRKILLEELATKDGGKKVSKAGVASIALPGLDVRPEDRLDTGDASHQVYTRDLLTLDESPRLGLGLMTMEKTTFPWHLDYDEVDYVIEGRLDIIVGDEVMTAGPGEVLFIPKGSDIQFSVRDKARFIYVTYPADWQG from the coding sequence ATGGCAGATATTAATCGTTCTGACCTAGAAACATTGGTTCGTAAGATTTTATTGGAAGAATTAGCCACTAAAGATGGTGGGAAAAAAGTCAGCAAGGCAGGCGTAGCTTCTATCGCCCTGCCTGGTCTGGATGTTCGTCCAGAAGATCGCTTGGATACAGGTGATGCGAGCCATCAAGTTTATACACGAGACTTGCTGACCTTAGACGAAAGCCCAAGATTGGGCTTGGGTCTGATGACCATGGAAAAGACAACTTTCCCATGGCATCTGGACTATGATGAAGTGGACTATGTTATTGAAGGGCGTCTTGATATTATCGTTGGTGACGAAGTCATGACAGCTGGCCCGGGCGAAGTACTCTTTATCCCTAAAGGCAGCGACATTCAGTTCTCTGTCAGAGATAAGGCCCGCTTTATCTATGTGACCTATCCGGCTGACTGGCAAGGCTAG
- the pduA gene encoding propanediol utilization microcompartment protein PduA, which translates to MAITNALGMVETKGLVGAIEAADAMVKAANVTLIGKEQVGAGLVTVMVRGDVGAVKAATDAGAAAAENVGELISVHVIPRPHAEVEVILPHQE; encoded by the coding sequence ATGGCAATCACAAATGCATTAGGAATGGTAGAAACAAAAGGACTCGTCGGCGCAATCGAAGCAGCTGATGCAATGGTTAAAGCTGCTAACGTAACTTTGATTGGTAAAGAACAAGTCGGTGCTGGATTGGTAACTGTAATGGTTCGTGGTGATGTCGGCGCAGTCAAAGCAGCGACAGATGCTGGAGCAGCTGCAGCTGAAAACGTTGGTGAATTGATTTCAGTTCACGTAATCCCACGTCCACACGCAGAAGTAGAAGTAATCTTGCCTCATCAAGAATAA